The window CACACGGGATCAGGAGGAAGAGCTTCTGGCCCGGTTGGACGGTCTGGGAATCCCGTCGACCGCGCTCGCCGTCCGGCGTCACGGACGCTGACGCGCACCTCCGGGCCGCACGTCAGCGGCGGCGAGTGGTCAGCAGCCAGGCCACGTCGATGGCCGTGATCGCGCCCCAGATCCAGCAGACGGCCGTGACCCCGGCCGGCGCGAGTGCCGTGGCGAGGGCGCCGAGGCCGATCGAGCCCAGTACCACTCCGGCGCTGCGCCGGGTGGCCAGCGCGGCGCGCAGGGGGCCCGGGTCGGCCAGGCGGTCCTCCAGGTACGCGTCGAAGGCCTCGGCGACCTGGTCGTCGATCTCGTCGCGTAACCGGGAGTTCAGCGCTTCCGGCATGCTCGTGATCTTTTCCGTCTGCATCTCGCCCCCGGGTGTTCGGCGGGCCCGCCGTGGACCGCGATGCCCCCAAACTAGCGAGTGCAGAGCTTCTCTGCAAAGGTTCTCTGCGATTATTGCAGAGAACCTTTGCAGTAGGGTGAGCCCATGGCTGAGCGTCCCGAGACAAGAGTTCTCACCGGCCCGGACCTCAAGGCGTTCTACAAGGCACTGTCCAACCCGGTGCGCCGCGACATCCTGAGCTACCTCGGCGAGCACGGTGAGGCGAACTCCACCAGCGTCGCCAAGGCGCTGGGCGAGAGCACCGGCACGACCAGCTACCACCTGCGCAAGCTCGCCGACCTCAAGCTGATCGCCGAGATCGAGGAGCGGTCCAGCGGCCGGGAACGCTGGTGGAGATCACTGATGACGGACATCTTCACGCCCCCGGGTCTTGAGATGACGGACGACGAGCGCGACGCAGCGCTGAAGATCGGCGCGCTCAAGATGACGCAGGACCTGAATCTGGTCGTCAAGGCGTACGCCGGTTACGACACTTCGGCGGGCTGGAATCAGATCTACCGCTCCGGCCTGTGGATGACGCAGGAGCAGACGGCGGCGTTCGCCGAGGAGTACCAGGCCCTGCTGCACAAGTACGTGACGGAGCCGGGCGACCGACCCCCCGGCTCCCGCCACATGGCCGTACGCCTGGTCATGCTGCCGAACGAGGGCCCCGGCCCCACCCTGCCGACGGAGACGGACGGGGATTAGCCGCGCGGCAGCGAGCGAGAGGGCTCGCTACCCACGGCCGGGGTCCGCGTCCGTGGCCAGGCGAGCGTGGCGCTAGACGTCGAAGCGCACGCCCTCGTACTCCAGTTTCTGCCGCTCCAGGCCCTCCACCGCGAAGCCGGCCGCCGTGGCCACCGCGCAGGAGGCCGGGTTGTTGACCCGGTGGCCGAGTTCCAGGCGGAAGAGTCCGGCGTCGTCGAACGCCCATCGCGCCAGGGACCGGCAGGCCCGGGAGGCGACGCCCTTGTCCCTGGCGGCCGGGACGGTCCAGTAGGACACCCATCCGGTCGCGTGACGCCGGTTGACCGCGCCCACCGCCACATTGCCCAGCACGGTGTCCCGCCCGTCGACGACGGCGAACGCGAAGGCCGAACCATCCCGCCACCGTTCGCTCTGCCCCGCGAGCCAACGCTCCGCCGCGTCCGCCGATGTCACCGGCTCACTGGCCTGTCCGCGCATCAGAGGGTCCGCGAACGCGGTCAGAACCGCCCGCACGTCCCCGGCCGACCAGCGGCGCAGCCACAACCCCGTCGATGCCTCCACGTGATCACGCATCGTCGAAGTCTGCCGCCCACCGGTCGTGCAGCACCACGGGACGGGTGACAGGGACGACGGTGAGCAAGGCGTCCATGCCTTTGAGGTCATCCGTTCACCCCCGCGCCGCGCGCCCTTCCGGGTGGTCTCCGACGTGTCGTCAGCAGGTTGGGCTTGACCTGGCCAAACGCCCGCCCCTGGGGGCGGTCCGGGGTGGGTGACCGGCACCCGTTCACCGTATTTCTGACACGCCTTCAGGGAGCGGCGGCGGCCGCGTGCGCTTTACCTCGGAAGAGCAAGGGCACGACCGATGCGGGTCGTGCCGCCGTGGAGCGAGCCCGGAGGAGCACCGATGCGACGTACCGCCGCCCGTCCGCCGGCCAGGGCCGTGGCCGGGGCTGTGCTCGCCGTGGCCGCCGTATCCGCCGTGGGCGGTTTGGCCGCGCCCGTGTACGGCGCGGCCGGCGGCAGTCTGGAGGTGTCCCCGTACTCGGTCGAGCCGGGCGGTCAGGTCACCGTGAACACCAAGGGGTGCGGCAAGAAGGCGGCCGCGGCGGGCGACGCCAGCGCGGTCGGCGCGGGGCCCTTCACTCTGGCGCCCGGCTCGCACGAGGGCGAGGCGGTCGGGCGGTTCCGCGTGCCGGACAGCGCACAGCCGGGGACGTACGAGATCGTCGCGCAGTGCGCCGACGGCGACCGGGAGGTCAAGGGCGACCTGATCGTCACGCTGATGGCCGCGCAGGGGCAGGTGGAGCCCCGGGGAAGTGTGAAGACGGGGGTCGGCGGCGGGCTGGGCCGCGACCCCGTGCGGACCGCGGCCGGTGTGGCGGCTCTCGCCGTCGCCGCCGCGGGCGGTACCTGGCTCCTGCATCGCCGGGCGAGAGGCGACGGGATCTGACGGACACCCTCCGCTGTCCGTCCGCCAGTACCGCACGTCCCCTCCCCCCTCCGGGTGCGACGCCCCTCGCGCCCCGGAGGGGGGTGCGGGGCACCGAGTCCGGGAGGGGTCCCGGAAGGGGCCTGAAGGGGGCCGGAAGGAAGCCCGCGGGGTTCCGAGAAGGGTCGTCCCCATGCGCATAGGCAACACCGCGATAGCGACCGTCACCGTGGTCGCCTTCTGCTCCGGCGTGTGGCTGCTGTACAGCGGCGCCGAGACGCACGCCCCGCCCCAGCCCGGTGCGGCTCAGGGCGTGTTCGACCCCGGTGAGGAAGCGCGCGCCGCCCCCGCGCTGCCGCCGTCCCCGCCCATGCGCATCCGCATCCCGTCCATCCGGATCGACGCCCCGCTGACCGGCCTCGGTCTGACGAAGTCCGGCAGCCTCGACGTCCCTCCCGCCGGCGACAAGAACCTGGCCGGCTGGTACGAGGCGGGCACCACCCCCGGCGAGCGGGGTACTGCGATCGTCGCCGGCCATGTCGACAACGCCCAGGGACCCGCCGTCTTCTACAACCTCGGCGCCCTGAAGAAGGGCAGCACCATCGAGGTGGACCGCCGCGACGGCGGAGTCGCCGTCTTCACCGTGGACGCCATCGAGGTCTACGAGGCCAAGGACTTCCCCGACGAGAAGGTCTACGGCGTCGCCAAGCGCCCGGAACTGCGGATCATCACCTGCGGCGGCGGCTATTCCAGGTCCACCGGCTACCAGGGCAACGTGGTCGTCTTCGCCCACCTGACCGGCAGCCACTGAACCGTCGCCCTCAGGACGGTTTCCGGACACGACCCGGTACGGGTGGCCGCGTACTGGGCCACGCCTCGGCCCCTGACCGCCGAAGACCGCTCAGGCATCGTCGGGCAGCAGCTTGAACGCCTTGAACTTGCCGAGCGGCCGCACTGCGCGGAAGTCCCTCCGATCCGTGGTCAGGATCATCTCGGTGGAGTAGACATCGGCGAGGACGACGTTCACCGCGTCGGCGAGATCGAGGTCGAGATCGCAGTAGCGGTCCCGGATTGCCTCCGCCCGGTCGAGGACTTTCGGCCCGACCTCGGGGACCACGGCACGCAGGATCCTGGCTCGGCTGCGCAGATCGGCGAGGATGCTGCGCGCGGCGGCTCTGCCGAAGAGGCGGGTCCCCATGTGGTCGAGTTCGGCCACGACGAGCGGTGACACCACAACGAGGCCCGCCGCGCCCAGTGCGTGCGCACAGCCGTCCGAGTCCGGGTTGTCCTCGTCGTAGGCGGCGAGAACAGCGCAGGTGTCAGCGACGACGATCACGCTTCAGCGTCCCTTTCCCGCCTGCGCACGACTCCCTCGGCAACAGCGTCCCGAACCGCCTGCTTGTCGATCGGCGCGCCGCCACTTCGGAACTTGCGCGTCACGAACGGCTCGTCCCAGGTGCGCTCCGACAGCGCGGCGAGATGGATCGCCCGGCGGATTATCTCCGCCTCGGAGATCCCCTTCCGCTCCGCGGCTTCCTTGATGATCGCCAGATCCTCGGCGTCGGCATACACATTGGTCCGCTTGAGAGTCATGTACCGAGCGTAGTACACATCGACTCCAGTGCCCGCCGCTGCGGCGCCGCCTACGCCACCCACTGCTGGTAGGCCATGTTCGCCACCAGGGCGAACACCACCGTCAGCAGCACGATCCGGACGAAGCCGCTGCCCTTCTTCAGCGCGGTGTGGGCGCCCAGCGCGCCGCCCGCCAGGTTGAACACGGCCAGCACCGCCGCCAGTTGCCACAGGATCACGCCCTGCCAGGCGAAGGTGGCTAGGGCCCCCGCGTTGGTGCAGCAGTTGACGATCTTCGCGGTGGCGGAGGCGGTCACCAGGTCCAGGTGGAGCACGGCGGTCAGGGCCAGGACGAGAAACGTGCCGGTGCCGGGTCCGATGAGTCCGTCGTAGAAGCCGATGCCGAGGCCCGCGAGGCCGATCGCCGCGAGGATCCGGCGGCGGGTGGCCGGACCGGGCGCCGGGGCGGTGCCGAACGAGGGGCGCAGGATCACGAAGGCGCCCACCCCGAGCAACACCACCATGATCACCGGCTTGAGCACCTCGGTGCTCATCCCGGCCGCGAAGAACGCCCCGGCGGAGGACCCGGCGAGCGCGGCCAGTCCGATGCGGACGGCGGTGCGGACGTCCACGGGTGCCCGGCGGACGTAGGTGACGGCCGCGCCGGTCGTGCCGACGATGGCGACCGCCTTGTTGGTGCCGAGCGCGGCGGCGGCCGGGGTGCCGGCGGGCAGTCCCAGCAGCAGCGCCGGCAGCAGCAGGAGACCGCCCCCGCCGACCACGGCGTCGATCCACCCGGCCGCGAAGGCGGCGAGGCACAGGAGGACGACCACGGTCAGCGATATGTCGGGCATGATCGCGACCCTAGGCAGGGATGCGTGGGCAGTCCACGTATCTGAGGGACTTTTGAGGTCCACTGGCCGTGCGCGCTGCCGTGTGTGCTCCGACGTAAAAGAAGGGCGGCGTCCCCGCACGGGACGCCGCCCCTCCTCTTTCGTGGACCGGAGTCCTCGTCGTAATCGGTAGTGAGGGTCGGGGACCACGACGAGGACTCCGGAGTCTGTTACCGGTGGTCGCTGCCCTCCGCCTCGACCGAGGCCCGGCCGGCCTCCAGGCGTGCCACCGGGATACGGAAGGGGGAGCAGGAGACGTAGTCCAGGCCCACCTCGTGGAAGAAGTGGACGGACTCGGGGTCGCCGCCGTGCTCGCCGCAGACGCCGAGCTTGAGGTCCGGGCGGGTGGCCCGGCCGGCCTGGACGGCGGACTTCACCAGGGAGCCGACGCCGTCCCGGTCGATCGTCTCGAACGGCGACACCCCGAAGATGCCCTTCTCCAGGTAGGCGGTGAAGAACGACGCCTCGACGTCGTCGCGGCTGAAGCCCCACACCGTCTGGGTCAGGTCGTTCGTGCCGAAGGAGAAGAACTGGGCCGCCTCGGCGATCTGGCCTGCGGTCAGCGCGGCCCGCGGAAGCTCGATCATCGTGCCGATCGCCAGCTTGAGCCGTGTGCCGGTCGCCTCCTCGACTTCGGCGATGACCTGGTCGGCCTCCTCGCGGACGATCTCCAGCTCCTGGACGGTGCCCACCAGCGGGATCATGATCTCGGCGCGCGGGTCGCCCTTGGCGGCCCTGCGCTCGGCGGCGGCCTCGGCGATGGCGCGGACCTGCATGGTGAACAGGCCGGGGATGACCAGTCCGAGGCGCACGCCGCGCAGGCCGAGCATCGGGTTCTGCTCGTGCAGGCGGTGCACGGCCTGGAGCAGGCGCAGCTCGTTCTCGTGCGGCTCCTGCCGGGACTCGGCGAGAGCCACGCGCACCGACAGCTCGGTGATGTCGGGCAGGAACTCGTGCAGCGGCGGGTCGAGCAGGCGGACCGTGACCGGCAGGCCGTCCATGGCCTCGAACAGCTCCACGAAGTCCTGCTTCTGGAGCGGCAGGAGCTGCTTGAGGGACTCCTCGCGCTCGACCTGGGTGTCCGCCAGGATCAGCCGCTCCACCAGCTCGCGGCGGTCGCCGAGGAACATGTGCTCGGTGCGGCACAGACCGATGCCCTGGGCGCCGAAGCGGCGGGCGCGCAGCGCGTCCTCGGCGTTGTCGGCGTTGGCGCGCACCCGCAGGCGGCGCTTGCGGTCGGCGAAGGCCATCATCCGGTGGACCGCCTCGACGAGTTCGTCCGCGTCGTCGGCGCCCGGGTGCATCCGGCCCTCGAAGTACTCGACGACCGGGGACGGGACGACCGGGACCTCGCCCAGGTACACCTTGCCCGTGGAGCCGTCGATGGAGATCACGTCGCCCTCCTCGACGACGTGCCCGCCGGGGACCGTCATCCGGCGGCGCTTGGTGTCGACCTCCAGGTCCTCCGCGCCGCAGACGCACGTCTTGCCCATGCCCCGGGCGACGACGGCCGCGTGGGAGGTCTTGCCGCCGCGGGAGGTCAGGATGCCCTCGGCCGCGATCATGCCGTCCAGGTCGTCGGGGTTGGTCTCCCGGCGGACCAGGATGACCTTCTCGCCCGAGCGGGACCACTTGACGGCGGTGTACGAGTCGAAGACCGCCTTGCCGACCGCCGCGCCCGGGGAGGCGGCGATGCCGCGGGCGACCTGCTCGACCTTGGCCTCCTCGTCGAACCGCGGGAACATCAGCTGCGCGAGCTGGGCCCCGTTGACCCGCTTCAGCGCCTCGGCCTCGTCGATCAGGCCCTGGTCGACGAGCTGGGTGGCGATGCGGAACGCGGCACCGGCGGTGCGCTTGCCGACGCGGGTCTGCAGCATCCAGAGCCGGCCGCGCTCGATGGTGAACTCGATGTCGCAGAGATCCTTGTAGTGGTTCTCCAGCGTCTCCATGATCTGCATCAGCCGGTCGTACGACTTCTTGTCGATCCGTTCCAGCTCCGCCAGCGGGACGGTGTTGCGGATGCCCGCGACCACGTCCTCGCCCTGCGCGTTCTGCAGGTAGTCGCCGTAGACGCCCTGCTGCCCGGAGGCGGGGTCGCGGGTGAAGGCGACGCCGGTGCCGGAGTCGGGGCCGAGGTTGCCGAACACCATGGAGCAGATGTTGACGGCCGTGCCGAGGTCGTGCGGGATGCGCTCCTGACGGCGGTAGAGCTTGGCGCGCTCGCCGTTCCAGGAGTCGAAGACCGCCTTGATGGCGAGGTCCATCTGCTCGCGCGGGTCCTGCGGGAAGTCGCGGCCGGCCTCCTTCTTGACGATCTTCTTGAAGGTGGTGACCAGCTTCTTCAGGTCGGCGGCCTCGAGCTCGGTGTCGACGGTGACCTTCTTGGTCTCCTTGGCCTTGTCGAGGGCGTCCTCGAAGAGGTCGCCCTCCACGCCGAGCACGGTCTTGCCGAACATCTGGATGAGGCGGCGGTAGGAGTCCCAGGCGAACCGCTCGTCGCCGGCCTGCTTGGCCAGGCCCTGCACGGACTTGTCGGAGAGGCCGATGTTCAGGACGGTGTCCATCATGCCGGGCATGGAGAACTTCGCGCCGGAGCGAACGGAGACCAGCAGGGGGTCGTCGAGCTGGCCGAGCTTCTTGCCCATCTTCTGCTCGAGCGCGTCGAGGTGCGCGCTCACCTCGTCACGGAGTGCCGCGGGCTCCTCGCCACTGTCGAGGTAGACCTTGCAGGCCTCGGTGGTGATCGTGAAGCCCGGAGGGACCGGAAGGCCCAGGTTCGTCATCTCGGCCAGGTTCGCGCCCTTGCCGCCGAGCAGGTCCTTGAGGTCCTTGTTGCCCTCGGTGAAGTCGTAGACAAACTTCACGCCGTCAACACTGGTGCCGCGATCGGCTACCTGGAGATCTTTGTTTTCCGACACGGGTCTCGACTCCTCGAGGACGCGGTGGCTGCCCTGACGGCCAGGAACATACCCAGATCAAAGGCCGATGGGTACGTCCACTTGTGGGTCATGCGCCCGTAACCAGTCGTCCGCCAGCGGATCGAAAGTCAAGGCTTGGCAAGCCGTCGGGTGCAGATGTTTTCACTTCTTGAACGAATCAACGCTCGCAGACCCGTCCAGCCGCTCACATGAGCGGCTCTCGTCACGTCTGTTTTCGATCGATGAACGATCAATGGATGGCACTGAGTGCCACCCATTGGAGAAGTGCAGCCGCTCACGATCCGCTCATCTGAGCGCAACCCTTATCAAGGGTGGCGAGAATCACGCTGCCACAAGCGCTCGAATATCACCATGCGGACGACCTCCGGCCCCGTGGCCGGGGAGCCGTTTGCCGGGTGTTTGCCCGGCGCCTGTGAACACGGATGAGGGCCTGGCCGTACGGGTGTGCGGCGGGCCCCCGCGTGGCCCGCCTCCTCAGCGACGCCGCGCACGGAAGGACCTTCGGGTGCCTCAGCACACGGATACACGCCAGTCATCGGGTGCACCATCGGACCCGGCCGGAGAACCGGCGTCGCAGGGGGGCGGGAGCGAGGCCGCCGCTTCACACCTGGCGGAGCCCGGCTCGGGCGCGGAGTCCAAAGACGCGGAGTCCCAGGGCGCGGGCGAGCCGGGCGCAGGCGCGCCCGCCGGCACGGGGACTCCCGGGGACGACGAGCCCCCGGCGGCCTCCAAGACCGAGGAGGCGAAAGCCGCCGCCAACGGGGCCGCCACCGCCGACGCCGAAGCCTCCAGCGAGGCCGCCGCCGAGGGCGACGAAACCGACGAGCGCGCCGCCAAGGACGACCAGGCCGCCGTGCTCGCCGACGAGGGCGCCGAGCTCGCCTCCAAGACCAGCGAGGCCGCCGACGAGCCTGCCGGGACCGCCGCCGAACCCGCCGCCAAGACCGACGACACCGGCGAGCGCGCCGCCAAGAGCGCCCAGCCCACCGAGGCCCCCGCCGAGGGCGTCCAGGCCGACGAGCCTGCCAAGGCCGCCGCCGAGCCCACCGACGAGTCCGCCGAGGCCGACGAGTCCGCCGAGCCCACCGCCCAGGGCGCCCAGCCCACCGAGCCCCCCGCCGAGGGCGTCCAGGCCGACGAGCCTGCCAAGGCCGCCGCCGAGCCCACCGCCGAGTCCGCCGAGGCCGACGAGCCCACCGCCAAGAGCGACCAGCCCACCGAGCCCCCCGCCGAGCGCGACCGGGCCGACGAGCCCGCCAAGGCCGCCGCCGAACCCGCCAAGGCCGCAGCGATACGGCCCTGGCAGCTTCGCAAGGGCTGGCGCGGTTGGCAGGGGGCGCATCCCGTGGCCGCGCGCCGGGTGTCCCACGCGGTCACCCTGTTC of the Streptomyces sp. NBC_01788 genome contains:
- a CDS encoding ArsR/SmtB family transcription factor; translation: MAERPETRVLTGPDLKAFYKALSNPVRRDILSYLGEHGEANSTSVAKALGESTGTTSYHLRKLADLKLIAEIEERSSGRERWWRSLMTDIFTPPGLEMTDDERDAALKIGALKMTQDLNLVVKAYAGYDTSAGWNQIYRSGLWMTQEQTAAFAEEYQALLHKYVTEPGDRPPGSRHMAVRLVMLPNEGPGPTLPTETDGD
- a CDS encoding GNAT family N-acetyltransferase is translated as MRDHVEASTGLWLRRWSAGDVRAVLTAFADPLMRGQASEPVTSADAAERWLAGQSERWRDGSAFAFAVVDGRDTVLGNVAVGAVNRRHATGWVSYWTVPAARDKGVASRACRSLARWAFDDAGLFRLELGHRVNNPASCAVATAAGFAVEGLERQKLEYEGVRFDV
- a CDS encoding class F sortase, which codes for MRIGNTAIATVTVVAFCSGVWLLYSGAETHAPPQPGAAQGVFDPGEEARAAPALPPSPPMRIRIPSIRIDAPLTGLGLTKSGSLDVPPAGDKNLAGWYEAGTTPGERGTAIVAGHVDNAQGPAVFYNLGALKKGSTIEVDRRDGGVAVFTVDAIEVYEAKDFPDEKVYGVAKRPELRIITCGGGYSRSTGYQGNVVVFAHLTGSH
- a CDS encoding PIN domain-containing protein, which translates into the protein MIVVADTCAVLAAYDEDNPDSDGCAHALGAAGLVVVSPLVVAELDHMGTRLFGRAAARSILADLRSRARILRAVVPEVGPKVLDRAEAIRDRYCDLDLDLADAVNVVLADVYSTEMILTTDRRDFRAVRPLGKFKAFKLLPDDA
- a CDS encoding CopG family transcriptional regulator — protein: MTLKRTNVYADAEDLAIIKEAAERKGISEAEIIRRAIHLAALSERTWDEPFVTRKFRSGGAPIDKQAVRDAVAEGVVRRRERDAEA
- a CDS encoding sulfite exporter TauE/SafE family protein, which gives rise to MPDISLTVVVLLCLAAFAAGWIDAVVGGGGLLLLPALLLGLPAGTPAAAALGTNKAVAIVGTTGAAVTYVRRAPVDVRTAVRIGLAALAGSSAGAFFAAGMSTEVLKPVIMVVLLGVGAFVILRPSFGTAPAPGPATRRRILAAIGLAGLGIGFYDGLIGPGTGTFLVLALTAVLHLDLVTASATAKIVNCCTNAGALATFAWQGVILWQLAAVLAVFNLAGGALGAHTALKKGSGFVRIVLLTVVFALVANMAYQQWVA
- the ppdK gene encoding pyruvate, phosphate dikinase, translating into MSENKDLQVADRGTSVDGVKFVYDFTEGNKDLKDLLGGKGANLAEMTNLGLPVPPGFTITTEACKVYLDSGEEPAALRDEVSAHLDALEQKMGKKLGQLDDPLLVSVRSGAKFSMPGMMDTVLNIGLSDKSVQGLAKQAGDERFAWDSYRRLIQMFGKTVLGVEGDLFEDALDKAKETKKVTVDTELEAADLKKLVTTFKKIVKKEAGRDFPQDPREQMDLAIKAVFDSWNGERAKLYRRQERIPHDLGTAVNICSMVFGNLGPDSGTGVAFTRDPASGQQGVYGDYLQNAQGEDVVAGIRNTVPLAELERIDKKSYDRLMQIMETLENHYKDLCDIEFTIERGRLWMLQTRVGKRTAGAAFRIATQLVDQGLIDEAEALKRVNGAQLAQLMFPRFDEEAKVEQVARGIAASPGAAVGKAVFDSYTAVKWSRSGEKVILVRRETNPDDLDGMIAAEGILTSRGGKTSHAAVVARGMGKTCVCGAEDLEVDTKRRRMTVPGGHVVEEGDVISIDGSTGKVYLGEVPVVPSPVVEYFEGRMHPGADDADELVEAVHRMMAFADRKRRLRVRANADNAEDALRARRFGAQGIGLCRTEHMFLGDRRELVERLILADTQVEREESLKQLLPLQKQDFVELFEAMDGLPVTVRLLDPPLHEFLPDITELSVRVALAESRQEPHENELRLLQAVHRLHEQNPMLGLRGVRLGLVIPGLFTMQVRAIAEAAAERRAAKGDPRAEIMIPLVGTVQELEIVREEADQVIAEVEEATGTRLKLAIGTMIELPRAALTAGQIAEAAQFFSFGTNDLTQTVWGFSRDDVEASFFTAYLEKGIFGVSPFETIDRDGVGSLVKSAVQAGRATRPDLKLGVCGEHGGDPESVHFFHEVGLDYVSCSPFRIPVARLEAGRASVEAEGSDHR